From the genome of Scyliorhinus canicula chromosome 29, sScyCan1.1, whole genome shotgun sequence, one region includes:
- the LOC119958270 gene encoding uncharacterized protein LOC119958270 codes for MDSQLLGVLLLLVTLITEVKTDPPPGAIQRECRDRYFYIWIDRSFLSTRNWSVDASDDSGNKFPLTPRFAAKCGFTITPDNWGNPEIRASFLACLVQNDNDDTFSLNIHLNIEHRLSPSASSTHSFSMTCGLGYQWSSREIVCEENYMEVSVTRLFPGIAEEQMEIEDWEAVIPAAQEAITSVWQIVFQVTDGERTQLRTMTTTQAHGFGYGVNTTASRVVFRAPYKSNEARILMIDNMPVENIKATVFYKQRWLILLVDTSTACPIGPAILEDGKLVWPTPRILAPLVLPTNITADRITMGIDGKFLDDDTLEKRGYELYVNISVMAISIPVGAEGGLSKSHVLNNTYGIIYSIHLLLEHQWLDHLQELTQHRVYRLASTPFIPEIPRVIDTDTTDPKKHFNITVGPFLPDVELISITVANRNLSVDDLKRHGYDIYPVVYPNNTIDFIIELQVGAPFVTQQYLHDDIRRYVVNMTLIFNVLPDELLTFPVIRTVDVHDVVLPVMVGFCGDDSLHLLMEHGNLDHYWFPYIAGQLLSFELAQMYAYRTLENGTHFFLAVPLNSPGVVHEEISLHELQARIDFSLKDNQTLEVYSSFTVRCIFFIPHEEVLVCFQNGTIAVSVQSTITLPDIDVRKLVLKDPTCGPREQDEMKALFVFDIHSCGTIGRFMKDVIVYENEISYPKETIPVDHPIITRDPDYRLTILCRYPINDTLSIQARFGHLPAGFQVPDGLSLVRQTLKSKDALNLHARLARDLSYTSFYEDEDYPVLVHLEQPLYFEVELLYNEDSSAELFLENCWATGSMGMAGQQHWDLVVDGCENHMETYMTTFHPVVTQHVKNASSLKRFEVQTIASNNSGGLQGLVYIHCNVAVCDLTNPSVTCGRRCTPSKRGGRTINHSAKSCKVLCHRDL; via the exons ATGGATTCTCAACTTCTAGG AGTGCTGCTGCTCCTGGTGACGCTGATCACAGAAGTGAAAACTGACCCACCCCCTG GAGCTATCCAGAGAGAATGTCGGGATCGTTACTTCTACATCTGGATCGATAGGAGCTTTCTCTCCACGAGAAACTGGAGCGTTGATGCAAGTG atgATTCTGGAAACAAGTTTCCATTGACCCCTCGGTTTGCAGCCAAGTGTGGCTTCACCATCACCCCTGATAACTGGGGGAACCCGGAGATCCGCGCTTCATTCCTTGCCTGTTTGGTTCAGAATGAT aaTGATGACACCTTCTCCCTCAATATCCATCTAAATATTGAGCACCGTCTCTCCCCAAGTGCCTCCTCCACTCACTCGTTTTCCATGACCTGTGGACTTGGTTACCAATGGAGTTCCAGGGAAATAGTTTGTGAAGAGAACTACATGGAG GTTTCCGTAACCAGATTGTTCCCTGGTATTGCTGAAGAACAAATGGAAATTGAAGATTGGGAGGCAGTTATACCAGCA GCTCAAGAGGCTATTACGTCAGTCTGGCAGATTGTATTCCAAGTGACTGATGGAGAGAGGACACAGCTGAGGACCATGACCACCACACAAGCGCATGGCTTTGGGTATGGGGTCAACACTACTGCTTCGCGAGTGGTGTTCCGAGCCCCTTACAAATCCAACGAAGCCAGAATTCTAATG ATCGACAACATGCCCGTTGAAAATATTAAAGCAACAGTATTCTACAAACAAAGGTGGCTAATCTTGCTGGTTGATACTTCAACTGCCTGTCCAATTG GTCCTGCCATCTTGGAAGATGGCAAGCTCGTTTGGCCCACCCCAAGGATTTTGGCTCCTCTGGTACTCCCTACCAATATAACGGCAGACAGGATTACCATGGGCATTGATGGCAAATTTCTGGATGATGACACCTTGGAGAAGAGGGGCTATGAGCTGTACGTCAACATTTCTGTCATGGCCATTTCTATCCCAGTTggcgcagaaggaggcttgaGTAAG AGTCATGTACTCAACAACACTTACGGAATTATCTACAGCATCCACTTGCTGCTTGAGCACCAGTGGTTGGATCATCtccaggaactgacgcagcatAGAGTATATCGTCTGGCATCTACCCCCTTCATTCCTGAAATTCCAAGGGTGATTG ATACTGACACCACTGATCCTAAGAAACACTTCAATATCACAGTGGGACCATTCCTCCCTGATGTGGAGCTGATTTCCATTACAGTGGCCAACAGGAATCTCTCTGTAGATGACCTGAAGAGACACGGTTACGACATTTACCCTGTTGTCTATCCTAACAACACCATTGACTTCATCATTGAGTTGCAAGTTGGAGCACCATTTGTAACACAGCAG TATCTCCATGATGACATCCGAAGATACGTCGTGAACATGACCCTAATCTTCAATGTGCTACCAGATGAGCTCTTAACCTTTCCAGTGATTAGAACTGTTGACGTGCATGATGTTG TGCTTCCAGTTATGGTGGGTTTCTGTGGAGATGATTCACTCCACCTGCTGATGGAACATGGGAATCTTGATCACTACTGGTTTCCTTACATTGCTGGTCAGCTCCTCAGTTTTGAGCTGGCTCAGATGTATGCTTACAGGACCCTGGAGAATGGTACACACTTCTTCCTGGCTGTTCCCCTCAACTCCCCAGGAGTTGTTCATGAG GAAATTTCTCTCCATGAATTGCAAGCTAGGATTGACTTCAGCTTGAAGGACAACCAGACGTTGGAGGTGTACAGTAGCTTCACGGTGCGATGTATCTTTTTCATCCCCCACGAGGAAGTCTTGG TGTGCTTTCAAAATGGAACCATTGCTGTCAGTGTCCAATCGACAATCACCCTTCCAGACATTGATGTTCGCAAATTGGTGCTGAAGGATCCAACTTGTGGACCGAGGGAACAGGATGAGATGAAGGCGCTGTTTGTGTTTGATATCCACTCGTGTGGCACTATTGGAAGG TTCATGAAGGACGTCATCGTTTATGAAAACGAAATCTCTTACCCAAAGGAGACCATACCAGTTGACCACCCCATAATAACCAGAGATCCTGACTACAG ATTAACCATCCTGTGTCGTTACCCAATCAATGACACCCTGAGCATCCAGGCCAGATTTGGGCATCTCCCTGCAGGGTTCCAAGTTCCTGATGGTTTGTCTCTAGTCAGACAAACACTGAAAA GTAAAGATGCTCTGAATCTACATGCCAGGCTAGCCAGAG ATCTCTCCTACACCAGTTTCTATGAGGATGAAGACTATCCAGTACTTGTTCACCTGGAACAGCCACTCTACTTTGAAGTTGAGCTCCTCTACAACGAGGACTCCAGTGCTGAATTGTTCTTGGAAAACTGTTGGGCAACTGGCTCGATGGGAATGGCTGGGCAACAACATTGGGACCTCGTTGTTGATGG atgtGAGAATCACATGGAAACCTACATGACCACCTTTCACCCAGTCGTCACCCAACATGTGAAAAACGCTTCCTCCTTGAAGAGATTTGAAGTCCAGACCATTGCCTCCAATAATTCTGGTGGACTGCAAGGCCTT GTTTACATCCACTGTAATGTAGCAGTTTGTGACTTGACCAATCCAAGTGTTACTTGTGGAAGAAGGTGTACCCCCAGCAAGAGAGGA GGCCGTACCATTAACCATTCTGCCAAGAGTTGCAAAGTACTGTGTCATCGGGACCTATAA